TCCTCGTGAGCGGGCGACCCGCTCTCGATCGCTTCGGCGAACACCCACTCGTCCTCGAAGCGGTGCCAGTACGTCTCAGAATCGACCAACACTCCGTCCATATCGAACAGCACCGCGCCGTCGGGCACGTCCATACGGGGTGCTCGCACGCCCTCGTGCAAAGACCTTCGTGAGAGCGTTTATCACCGAAAACGGGGCCAGGCCCCCCGTATGTCAGAGACGATCCGCGTCTTCGCCGGCGACTGTACGACCACCTTCGAGGGCGCTCGCGCCCGAACCCAGCGCGGCCGCGTCGCGGTCGTGGTCAAGCCCGATCGGACCACGCTGGTCCACGACGCCGACGGCTACCAGCCCGTGGCGTGGCTGACCCGTCCCGATTCACTCACGGTCGAGACCGACGAGGGCGGCTTCGGCCTCGTCGCACGCGCGGGCGAGCAGGTCCTCCGCGTGGTCTCCCACGAGTCCGCCGGGTGGGTCGAGTATCCCGTCACCGAGGCCGGCGTCCCGGTCGGCTCCCACCCCGAGACGGGCGAACCGCTCGTCCGAGCGGGCGGCGACGTCCGCGGGCTCGACTCCGACGTTCGGTACTCCCTCCCCGCGGGTGCGACCGTCCTCGACGACACTTGCGAGTCCTGCGGCCTGCCGAAGATCCGCGCGGAGGCCGGCGACGCCTTCGAGATCTGCCTCGACCGCTCGTGTGAGTCGCTCGACGACGCCGTCCGCGAGCGGTTCGACGGCGAGTGGACGTGTCCGGACTGCGGATCCGACCTCCGCATCATCCGTCGCGGCGGTCGCCTGCTCGCCGGCTGCGACGCCTACCCCGACTGCGAGACCGCATTCGCGATCCCCGCCGGCGTCGTCGTCGACGACTGCGCCTGCGGGCTCCCCGTCTTCGAGACCGCGCGCGGCCGTCGGTGTCTGGACGCCACGTGCGACGCGTTCGAGGGGTGACCGCGACGCAGGTGTGATCGTGTCTCCGGGCTCAGCCCCAATGGGTGTAAACCGCTAGCGCAGTTCGTCGACGAGAGCGGCCACCGCCTCGTCGACCAAGTCCGGTTCCAGACGTCCCTGCCAGAAATCGATGTCTTCGCGGTCGATCGACTGGACGCCCCACGGAACAACTCGGCTCTCGTCGGGCGTCCCACCACGAAGCCAACTCTCTTCGGGAACGTCGAGGAGGCCGTCCATCCACGACTTCGAGGTGAGCGTCAGTGCGATGTACTGGTCGCCGTGGAACGGACGACCTTCGTGATTCGAGAGTACGAGCCAGGGACGAGCAGCGCCACCCTCTTTGAACGGATCGGCACCGTAGACGACGTCACCGCGCTCGAAGGTGGGGGCAGGTCCCTCGTCGGTCACTGCTCGGTCTCCGCGTTCGGATGTGGCTCGTCAGGGGCGTGTTCGCGCCACGTCTCCTTGTCTTCCTCACCGAACTGCTCGTTGAAAAGCGCGGTCGCCCGCTCGTAGCCGGCGTATCCGGAGATCCGGTCCGCGTCGTCGGTCACCGCCCAGTACGTCGCCTTGTGTTCGACCAAACCGCGGTCTTTCAACCGAGAGAGTGCGGTACTGACCGCACCCTCGTCGAGGCCGGTTTGCGAGGCGATTTCGTGCGCCTTGAACGCGCGGTCCTCGTTGGCACCGAGGAAGCCGAGCACTCGATCCGGGACGGACAGCTCTTCGAGCTCGTCCTCACTCGCGTTCTCGAATGTATCCCGGTCGATCGACATCGGTGACTGAGAATATGCCGTCAACCGTTATTAGCGTTAGGACTGTAATACACGAGAATATTGAAAGGACTGATCGGGTGTATCGTGCTCGGCCTCTCCCACGAAGTGATCAGAAAGTGTGCATTGAGACGACTGCCAGTGATCGCAGCCCCTATGTCGCCGCCGGCCGCCAGAGAGAGTATGGACGGGACACTGGCCGACGGCGTGGTCCGCGTCGGCGGCGACGCCAGACAGCGGTTCTACGACGCCCGCGGGTACGGCCGCCCGCTCGACCGCAACCGCATCGAACTGGCGCCCGTGGAGGCCGCCCACCTCCTCTCCCGCGGCGACCTCGACGCCGTCGTCGACGAAGGAGACGCGGCCGCCGATTCGGACGCGGCCGACGCTCCCCGCCTGGACTTCCGCGAGTTCCTCGTGAAAACGGGCGCGACGCTCCGGTTCGCGGTCTACAAGGACCTCCGGGACCGCGGGTTCTATCTCTCGCCCGCGCGGGAGGACTGGCCCGGCGTCGACGACGTCGCGGGCGGAACCGGCGATGCGCCCAGCAGCGCGTCCGGGGGCTCCGATGCGGCACCCGACGCTGCATCCGACGCCGGGATCCACTTCGTCGTCTTCCCCCGCGGCAAGGGGCCGTGGGACGACGAGGTCGCCTATCGAATCCGCGTCGCGGGCGAGCGCGAGCGGATCGCCGCGTCGGCACTCGGCGATCTCGTCCTCGCGATCGTCGACGAGGACGGCGACCTGACGTACTTCGAGACCGACGGCGACCCGGCGATCGGCGACGCGGGGGACGGCGAGACTGCGGGCGCCGCCGCGGACCTCCCGACTGAAGTCGACGCCGACCTACTCGGCGACCGGGTCGTCTGCGACGAGACCGCAGAAACCCTCTACGAGCGACAGTTCTACGGGCAGCGGCTGTTCGGCCGCAACGCCGAGTCGGGGCCGCTTCAGCTCTCGCTCGTCGAGGGCGCGTACCTCGCCCAGCGCGGCGTCGTCGACGTCGCCCCCGACGCCGTCGCGGCGCTCGGTCGCGACGTGGAGGGCGAGCGCTTCGACCGACGACTCCGGACCTACGCCGCTCTTCGGGACCGCGGCGTCGTCCCGAAGAGCGGCTTCAAGTTCGGCGCCGACTTCCGCGTCTACGAGGAGTTCACCGACGTCGACTCGCTGAGTCACTCGACGGACCTCGTGCGCGTGGCCGCTCCCGGGCACAGCTTCTACCCGCGGGACCTCTCGCTCGACGTCCGTCTGGCCGGCGGGGTCCGGAAGCGAATGGTTTTTGCGCTCACCGCGGCGAACGGCGAGATAGACTGGCTCTCGGTAGCCCGCGTTACCCCATGACACGAGACCTCGACGACCGCGAGACCGACGACGGCGACGTCACCGAGACCGCGCGTACCGACGCGCCGGCAGCGCCCGACACCGCCCGGCCACGGACGGACGGCGGTACGGAGAGCGACTCGGCCCCCGGCGCGGACGACGTCGCGCTCGACCCGTGGGGGTCCTCGACCGTCTCCGACTACCGAAAGCTCTTCGAGGAGTTCGGCATCGGCGAGTTCGACGACGTCCTCCCCGACGTTCCGAACCCTCACTACCTGATGCGCCGCGGCGTCATCTTCGGCCACCGCGACTACTCTCCCGTCGCCGACGCCCTGCGGAACGACGAGCCGGCGGCCGTCCTCTCGGGCTTTATGCCCACTGGCGACCCCCACATCGGCCACAAACTCGTCTTCGACGAGATCATCTGGCACCAGGAGCAGGGCGCAGACGCCTACGGGCTGATCGCCGACCTGGAGGCGCACGCCGCCCGCGGGATGACCTGGGCGGAGATCGACGAGCACGCCCGCGATTACCTCCTGAGCCTGCTCGCGCTCGGTTTCGACCCCGAGGAGGGCGAACTCTACCGCCAGTCGGACAACCGCGAACTCCAGGACCTCGCCTTCGAACTCGGCTCGAAGGCGAACTTCTCGGAGTTCCAGGGCATCTACGGCTTCGACGGCGAGACCAACGTCTCGCACATGCAGTCGGTGGTCACGCAGATGGCCGACATCCTCTACCCGCAGTTGGAGGAGCCGAAGCCGACCGTCATCCCTGTCGGGCCGGACCAGGACCCGCACGTCCGGTTCGCCCGCGACCTCGCGGCGCGGATGCGCTTCTTCAAGGTGACCGAGGCGTACGCGAGCTTCGAACTCGACGACGCCGAGCGCGCGCTCGTCGCGGCCGTCTACGAGGAGCGCGAGGCGTACGCCGAGGAGCCGGAGCGTCCCCGGTGTGAGGAGGCGGGCGAGTGGCTCGCCGGCCTCGACGACGACGCCCTCGACGCCCTCGGCGTCGCCGTCGACGATGCGGTCCGCGACTCCGCCGTCGAGAAGCTCGAAAACGCCGGGATGGAGCCGCTCCGCCCCCGCGTGCGCTTCCTCGATCTCAACGCCACCGACGACGCCTTCGAGGCGCTCGTCGAGACGATCGACGGGGAGAAGCGCCGCTACGACGCGCACGTCGACGCTTTCGACCTCGACGCGAGCGAGGCCGAGGAACTCGCGCGGGAGGTCGAACTCGACCACGGCGGCTACGGCTTCGTCCCGCCGTCGTCGATCTACCACCGCTTTATGACCGGCCTGACAGGCGGGAAGATGTCCTCGTCGATCCCGGCCTCGCACATCTCGCTGCTCGACGACCCCGAGGAGGGCTACGACAAGGTGAAGGCGGCGACGACCGGCGGCCGCGACACGGCCGAAGAACAGCGGGAACTGGGTGGCGAGGCCGACGAGTGTCCGGTCTACGAACTGTACGCCTACCTGCTCGCGGGCGACGACGACGAGTTCGCCAAGGAGGTCTACGACGAGTGCGTCGGCGGCGAGCGCCTCTGCGGCGGCTGTAAGGAGCAGGCCGCCGAGCTGATGCGCGCGTTCCTCGAAGAGCACCAGGAGAAGCGCGCGGAGGTCGAGGATCTCCTCGAAGGTCTCGACATCTCCCTGGAGTCGCCGCGGCGGGGCGTCGCACCTGGCGACGACTGAGTCGTTTCCGCCTCCGTTCGCTACTCGATCGACAGGCCGCTGTCGGCGGCGGCGTCGTCTTCTCCGCCTTCGTCCCACTCCAGTTCGAACTCGATGCTCAGTTCGCCTGGCGCGCCGGTCGGCCCTTCGCGCTCGGCTTTCACCTCGAACGTCGGCTGCGCCGGGGGCTCCATCGTCACCGACTCGCCGCCGGCGCTGAGGGTGATGGCTTCGCCGGAGTCGAGTTTGTCGGCGACCGATCGTAGGTACGCCGCGATCTCTTCTCGGCTCTGACGACTCTCCGATTTGAACAGGATCTCTTCGGGCATACCACTGGGTACGCTGTCCCGACTCATAAACGCGCGCCCCGACGGACGTCGTTCCGTGCGACCACACCGCACGCTTCCGCAACTGTTTTGTCTGCCCACTGGTCTCTCTCACGTATGCGCTTCGGACCCGATTCCACGGCGCTCGGCGTCGACACGCAATCGATCGACAGCGACGGGTCCGACTTCTTTTTCCGGACCGCGTGAGGGCGGTGGATCCGACGAACTCGGCGCGTTCCCTTTCCGACGGGGCGTCGCAGTCGGCGAAACCGTTCGATTCGGTCCGGAGTGGCCGCGGACGCGTCGTCCTCCCCCGAGGCGTTCCACGCTCGCCGGCGGTCCTGCGACTCGGGACCGCCCGTAGTCTTCGGAACTGCTAACTGGCGGCCGGTCGGTAGACGCGACAACGACCGACGCTGCAGCGAGACTCACGAAGCAATGAAACTACCCGAACCACAGGTCGCGGTGCTGAACGCCGCGAGCGCGACAGAGGAACAGTCGATCGACCGACTCGCCGAGGAGACCGGCCTGAAGCCGGAGACGGCGACGCAGGCCGTCTTCGAGCTCCGCGACGACGGGCTCCTCGACGTCACGGAGACGGAATCGATCGAGTACGAACTGACCGAGGAGGGCCGCACGTACGTCGACAGGGGGCTCCCCGAGGTGCGACTGTACCGCGCCGCCGTCGACGCGGGCGCGGCCGACGAGCCGGTGGAGATGGGGCGCGTCATCGGCACGGCCGACCTCGATGGCCCCGAAGTCGATATCGCGCTGGCGAACTTCGGGCGGAAGGGATACGGGGAGATCGACGGCGGCGAACTCTCCGCCGACGGCGACGCCGACACCGAATCCGATCCCGAGACCGTCGCGCTCGCCGCGCTGGCGGATCTGGCCCGCGCGGGCGAGGCGAGCGCGTCGGACGTGCTCGCCGACGTCGAGCGCGACGTCCTCGACCAACTCGTCTCCCGAAACCTCCTCGAGCGCCACGAGCGGACCGTCAGGACGGTCGCGCTCACCGACGCGGGCGTCACCGCGCTGATGGAGGGCGTCGAGGCCGCGGAGACGGTCGACCGTTTGACTCCCGAGATGCTCACCTCCGGCGAGTGGGCGGACGTCGAGTTCACCGAGTACAACGTCGAGGCCGACGCCCCGGAGGTCCGCGGCGGCAAGACGCACGTCCTCAGACAGACCGCCGAGCGCGTGAAGGACGTCCTCGTCGGGATGGGCTTCCAGGAGATGGACGGCCCGCACGCCGACGCGGACTTCTGGATCAACGACTGTCTGTTTATGCCGCAGGACCACCCGGCGCGGACTCACTGGGACCGCTTCGCGCTGGACGTGCCGCCGATCGAGGACCTCCCCGACGACCTCGTCGACAACGTCGAGCGCGCCCACCGCGAGGGCGTCGGCGAGGACGGCGACGGCTACCACTCGCCGTGGTCGGAGGACTTCGCGCGCGCCATCGCGCTGCGCGGCCACACCACGTCGCTGTCGATGCGCTACCTCTCCGGTACCCAAGTCGGCGAGCTCGAACCCCCGCAGCGGTACTTCTCCGTGGAGAAGGTGTACCGTAACGACACGCTGGACGCGACCCATCTGCTCGAGTTCTTCCAGATCGAGGGGTGGGTGATGGCCGAGGACCTCTCAGTCAGGGACCTGATGGGTACCTTCGTCGAGTTCTACGAGCAGTTCGGCATCACCGACGTCCAGTTCAAGCCGCACTACAACCCCTACACGGAGCCCTCGTTCGAGCTGTTCGGCCGCCACCCCACGACGGGCGAACTGATCGAGATAGGTAATTCAGGAATGTTCCGCGACGAGGTGCTGGAACCGCTCGGCGTCGAGCACGACGTGATGGCGTGGGGGCTGGCGCTGGAACGGCTCGCGATGCTCACGACGGGCGCGGAGGACATCCGCGACCTGCACGGGACGTTAGCCGACCTTGACTTCCTCCGCGGCGCGGAGGTGACCTACTGATGCCTGTCGTCGACATCGATCCCGAGGAACTCCGGGAACTGACCGGCCACGAGGAGAAGGGCGACGAGGAACTGAAATCCGATCTGTTCGGCCTCGGGTTGGAGTTCGAGGGCGAGACCGAGGAGGGCCTCCTGCAGTTCGAGTTCGGCCCCGACCGCCTGGATCGGCTCTCCGTCGAGGGCGTCGCCCGTTCGCTGCGGTATCACTACGGCGACGACCGCGGCGTCGACGTGCCGAGCACGAACGATCCCGACTTCACGTACGTCGTCGACGGCGACGTCCCCGACGAGCGGCCGTACGTCACGGGCGCGATCGTCCGCGGCGTCGATCTCGACGAGTCCGCGCTTGACTCTTTGATCCAGTTGCAGGAGAAACTCCACGCGACGATGGGTCGCAAGCGCGCGAAGGGCGCGATCGGGATTCACGACCTGGTGGCGATCAAGGGCGATGCTCTCACGGACGAGGGTGACGGCAACTCGATCACCTACACGGGAATCGATCCCGACGGCGACACGTTCGTCCCGCTGGACAGCGATCGCGAGATGACGCCCGCCGAGGTGCTCGAAGAGCACCCGACCGGCGAGACGTACGCCGACATCGTCTCCGAGTACGACCGCTACCCGGCGATCTACGACGAACTCGGCCTGTTCTCGTTCCCGCCAGTGATCAACGGTCGCCGGACCGAGGTCTCGACCGAGTCCCGCGAACTGCTCGTCGAACTCACCGGAACGGACCAGTGGACGATCGACCGGATGTGCAACATCATCTGCTACGCGCTCTCGGCGCGCGGCGCGACGATCGAGGAGGTCGAGGTCGAGTACGGCGCGTCGTCGCCGGAGGGCCAGCGAACCCTCGTGCGACCCGACTTCGAGGTCGAGACGAAGTCCGTCTCCCACGACCGCATCGAGACGATGCTGGGCGTCGACCTCGACGTCGACGAAGTCGTCGACCTCTTCGAGCGCTCCGGCCTCGGCGCGGTCGTCGAGCGCGACGACGACGCGGAGACGGCGGCCAGCGGAACCGCCTACGAGGTGTCGATCCCGCCGTACCGGACGGACGTGCTTCATCCCCTCGACCTCGTCGACGACGTCGGCCGCGCGTACGGTTTCGACGAACTCGAACCGCGTTACCCCGACGTGGGGACGGTCGGCGGCCGACACGAGCGTTCGCGGCTCGAAGCCGCGACCAGAACCGCCCTGACCGGCCTCGGCTTCGAGGACCTGCTGAACTTCCATATGACGAGCGAGGCCGAGGCGTACGACCGGATGAACGTCGCGGCCGGCGGCGACTACCTCGGCGGCGGCGACCCGGTCCGGATCACCGAGCCCTACAGCGAGGACTACACGATTCTGCGACCGTGGGCGCTGCCCTCGCTGGTGATGGTCCTGGAGAACAACACCCACCGCGCGTACCCGCAGGACCTCGCGGAGGTCGGCCTCGTGGCCGAGCGCGACGACGACGTGAACACCCGCGTCCGCGAGCGTCGGCACGTCGCGGGCGTTCTCGCTCGCAACGACGCCACCTACGAGGACGCGAAGGCGCGCCTGCAGGCCGTCTGCCGCGACTTCGACGCGGCGTTGGAGACGCCGCCGACCGAGCACCCCTCGTTCATCGACGGCCGCGTCGCCTCGGTCGTGATCGACGGCGAGACCGCCGGCGTCGTCGGCGAACTGCATCCCGAAATCCTGGTCGAGCACGACCTCGAACTGCCGGTGGCGGCCTTCGAGTTCGACCTCGCAGCCCTCGGCGGCGAGTAGCCGCGCCGTCCTCTTCGAGTCCGCTCGTCCGTTCTCTGCCTCGACCGAGTCCCGGTAATCGAGTGACTTAACACGCCGCCCGCCGGTATCTTCTCCCGAGAATGCCGAGCGGAGAATACGACCCCGAAACCGTCGAGCAGAAGTGGCAAGACAGGTGGGTCGACGACGAGACCTACGCGTACGAGGGCGGTGCAGAAGACCCCGATACCGCCTTCTCTATCGATTCGCCGCCGCCGACGGTATCCGGGAGCCTCCACTGGGGGCACGTCTACGGCTTCACGCTGCAGGACTTCGTCGCTCGGTTCAACCGAATGAGAGGAAAGGACGTCTACTTCCCGTTCGGCTACGACGACAACGGCATCGCCTCCGAGCGCCTGGCGGAGGAGGAACTCGACGTCCGCCACCAGGACTACGAGCGCCGGGAGTTCCAGCGGATGACCCAGGAGGTCTGTGCGGAGTACGAGTCGGAGTTCACCGAGAAGATGCAGAACCTCGGGATCTCGATCGACTGGAACCAGACGTACCAGACCATCTCTCCCGAGGTCCGGCGGATCTCCCAGCTCTCCTTCATCGACCTCCACGAGCAGGGTCGCGAGTACCGCCAGCGCGCGCCGGCGATCTGGTGTCCGGAGTGTGAGACGGCCATCTCGCAGGTCGAGACCGAGGACGACGAGCAGCCGAGCCACTTTCACGACATCGCCTTCGAGGTCGTCGGCGAAGACGAAACGTTCACCATCTCGACGACTCGCCCGGAACTCCTGCCCGCCTGCGTCGCGGTGTTCGTCCACCCCGACGACGACGAGAACCAGTACCTCGTCGGCGAGGCGGCGCGGATCCCCCTCTTCGATCAGGAAGTCCCGATCATCGCGGACGAGCGGGTCGATATGGAGACCGGATCCGGCGTCGTGATGTGCTGTACGTTCGGCGACCAGACCGACATCGAGTGGTACCAGGCCCACGACCTCGACCTCCGGATCGCCATCGACGAGTCGGGGACGCTGACCGACGTCGCGGGCGAGTACGAGGGACTCTCCTCCGAGGAGGCCCGCGAGGCGATCGTTTCCGACCTCGACGACGACGGGGCGCTTCTGGACCGTCGCGCGATCACCCACACGGTGAACGTCCACGAGCGCTGCGGGACGAGCGTCGAGTTCCTCGTCAAGGACCAGTGGTACGTCGAACTGCTCGACAAGACCGACGAGTACCTGCAGGCGGGCCGGGAGATGGACTGGTACCCCGAGAAGATGTTCACCCGGTACCGGAACTGGATCGAGGGGCTCCAGTGGGACTGGGCCATCTCCCGGCAGCGCTCCTCGGGCATCCCGTTCCCGGTGTGGTACTGCGCCGACTGCGAGCACGTCGTCCTCGCCGAGAAGGCGTCGCTCCCGGTCGACCCGCTGAGCGACGACCCGCCGGTCGACGCCTGTCCTGAGTGCGGCCACGGGGAGTTCGTCCCCGAGGACGACGTCCTCGACACCTGGGCGACCTCGTCGCTCACGCCGCTGATCAACGCCGGGTGGGACTGGGACGAGGAAGCGGGAGAATACACGTTCGAGAATCCCGAACTCTACCAGTTCGATCTCCGCCCACAGGGTCACGATATCATCTCCTTCTGGCTGTTCCACACGGTCGTGAAGTGCTACGAGCACACCGGCGAGGTGCCGTTCGACAGCGTGATGATCAACGGGATGGTGCTCGACGAGAACAGAGAGAAGATGTCGAAATCGAAGGGGAACATCGTCGCGCCCGACGAGGTCGTCTCGAAGTACCCGGTCGACGCCGCGCGCTACTGGGCCGCGGGGTCAGCCGTCGGCGACGACCTCCCCTACTCGGAGAAGGGCTTGCGCGCGGGCGAGAAGCTCCTCCGAAAGCTCTGGAACGCGTCGAAACTCGTCGAGAGCCTGACCGCGGACGCCCCCGCCGAGTTCGACCACGACGACCTCACCGAACTCGACCGCTGGCTGCTCGCCTCCCTGGACCGGGAGATCGAGCGGGTCACCGATCGCTTCGAGAGCCGGGAGTTCTCGAAGGCCCGCGACGGCCTCCGCGGGTTCTTCTGGCACACGTTCTGCGACGACTACCTCGAAATCGCGAAACAGCGCGTCCGCGAGGGCGACGGCGACGCCTCCGCAGCGTACACGCTCGAAGTCGCTCACCGGCGGTTCCTCGAACTGTTCTCGCCGATCCTCGCGCACGCGACCGAAGAGCTGTGGCACGATATGTACGACGACGACGAGAGCGTCCACAACAGCGGCTGGCCGGAACCGCTCGGCGTCGACGCCGACTTCGAGGCGGGCGAGACCGCGA
This portion of the Halobellus litoreus genome encodes:
- a CDS encoding endonuclease NucS domain-containing protein, giving the protein MSETIRVFAGDCTTTFEGARARTQRGRVAVVVKPDRTTLVHDADGYQPVAWLTRPDSLTVETDEGGFGLVARAGEQVLRVVSHESAGWVEYPVTEAGVPVGSHPETGEPLVRAGGDVRGLDSDVRYSLPAGATVLDDTCESCGLPKIRAEAGDAFEICLDRSCESLDDAVRERFDGEWTCPDCGSDLRIIRRGGRLLAGCDAYPDCETAFAIPAGVVVDDCACGLPVFETARGRRCLDATCDAFEG
- a CDS encoding type II toxin-antitoxin system PemK/MazF family toxin, which translates into the protein MTDEGPAPTFERGDVVYGADPFKEGGAARPWLVLSNHEGRPFHGDQYIALTLTSKSWMDGLLDVPEESWLRGGTPDESRVVPWGVQSIDREDIDFWQGRLEPDLVDEAVAALVDELR
- a CDS encoding MarR family transcriptional regulator, with amino-acid sequence MSIDRDTFENASEDELEELSVPDRVLGFLGANEDRAFKAHEIASQTGLDEGAVSTALSRLKDRGLVEHKATYWAVTDDADRISGYAGYERATALFNEQFGEEDKETWREHAPDEPHPNAETEQ
- the endA gene encoding tRNA-intron lyase: MDGTLADGVVRVGGDARQRFYDARGYGRPLDRNRIELAPVEAAHLLSRGDLDAVVDEGDAAADSDAADAPRLDFREFLVKTGATLRFAVYKDLRDRGFYLSPAREDWPGVDDVAGGTGDAPSSASGGSDAAPDAASDAGIHFVVFPRGKGPWDDEVAYRIRVAGERERIAASALGDLVLAIVDEDGDLTYFETDGDPAIGDAGDGETAGAAADLPTEVDADLLGDRVVCDETAETLYERQFYGQRLFGRNAESGPLQLSLVEGAYLAQRGVVDVAPDAVAALGRDVEGERFDRRLRTYAALRDRGVVPKSGFKFGADFRVYEEFTDVDSLSHSTDLVRVAAPGHSFYPRDLSLDVRLAGGVRKRMVFALTAANGEIDWLSVARVTP
- a CDS encoding tryptophan--tRNA ligase; translation: MTRDLDDRETDDGDVTETARTDAPAAPDTARPRTDGGTESDSAPGADDVALDPWGSSTVSDYRKLFEEFGIGEFDDVLPDVPNPHYLMRRGVIFGHRDYSPVADALRNDEPAAVLSGFMPTGDPHIGHKLVFDEIIWHQEQGADAYGLIADLEAHAARGMTWAEIDEHARDYLLSLLALGFDPEEGELYRQSDNRELQDLAFELGSKANFSEFQGIYGFDGETNVSHMQSVVTQMADILYPQLEEPKPTVIPVGPDQDPHVRFARDLAARMRFFKVTEAYASFELDDAERALVAAVYEEREAYAEEPERPRCEEAGEWLAGLDDDALDALGVAVDDAVRDSAVEKLENAGMEPLRPRVRFLDLNATDDAFEALVETIDGEKRRYDAHVDAFDLDASEAEELAREVELDHGGYGFVPPSSIYHRFMTGLTGGKMSSSIPASHISLLDDPEEGYDKVKAATTGGRDTAEEQRELGGEADECPVYELYAYLLAGDDDEFAKEVYDECVGGERLCGGCKEQAAELMRAFLEEHQEKRAEVEDLLEGLDISLESPRRGVAPGDD
- a CDS encoding amphi-Trp domain-containing protein produces the protein MPEEILFKSESRQSREEIAAYLRSVADKLDSGEAITLSAGGESVTMEPPAQPTFEVKAEREGPTGAPGELSIEFELEWDEGGEDDAAADSGLSIE
- a CDS encoding phenylalanine--tRNA ligase subunit alpha yields the protein MKLPEPQVAVLNAASATEEQSIDRLAEETGLKPETATQAVFELRDDGLLDVTETESIEYELTEEGRTYVDRGLPEVRLYRAAVDAGAADEPVEMGRVIGTADLDGPEVDIALANFGRKGYGEIDGGELSADGDADTESDPETVALAALADLARAGEASASDVLADVERDVLDQLVSRNLLERHERTVRTVALTDAGVTALMEGVEAAETVDRLTPEMLTSGEWADVEFTEYNVEADAPEVRGGKTHVLRQTAERVKDVLVGMGFQEMDGPHADADFWINDCLFMPQDHPARTHWDRFALDVPPIEDLPDDLVDNVERAHREGVGEDGDGYHSPWSEDFARAIALRGHTTSLSMRYLSGTQVGELEPPQRYFSVEKVYRNDTLDATHLLEFFQIEGWVMAEDLSVRDLMGTFVEFYEQFGITDVQFKPHYNPYTEPSFELFGRHPTTGELIEIGNSGMFRDEVLEPLGVEHDVMAWGLALERLAMLTTGAEDIRDLHGTLADLDFLRGAEVTY
- the pheT gene encoding phenylalanine--tRNA ligase subunit beta, yielding MPVVDIDPEELRELTGHEEKGDEELKSDLFGLGLEFEGETEEGLLQFEFGPDRLDRLSVEGVARSLRYHYGDDRGVDVPSTNDPDFTYVVDGDVPDERPYVTGAIVRGVDLDESALDSLIQLQEKLHATMGRKRAKGAIGIHDLVAIKGDALTDEGDGNSITYTGIDPDGDTFVPLDSDREMTPAEVLEEHPTGETYADIVSEYDRYPAIYDELGLFSFPPVINGRRTEVSTESRELLVELTGTDQWTIDRMCNIICYALSARGATIEEVEVEYGASSPEGQRTLVRPDFEVETKSVSHDRIETMLGVDLDVDEVVDLFERSGLGAVVERDDDAETAASGTAYEVSIPPYRTDVLHPLDLVDDVGRAYGFDELEPRYPDVGTVGGRHERSRLEAATRTALTGLGFEDLLNFHMTSEAEAYDRMNVAAGGDYLGGGDPVRITEPYSEDYTILRPWALPSLVMVLENNTHRAYPQDLAEVGLVAERDDDVNTRVRERRHVAGVLARNDATYEDAKARLQAVCRDFDAALETPPTEHPSFIDGRVASVVIDGETAGVVGELHPEILVEHDLELPVAAFEFDLAALGGE
- a CDS encoding valine--tRNA ligase, encoding MPSGEYDPETVEQKWQDRWVDDETYAYEGGAEDPDTAFSIDSPPPTVSGSLHWGHVYGFTLQDFVARFNRMRGKDVYFPFGYDDNGIASERLAEEELDVRHQDYERREFQRMTQEVCAEYESEFTEKMQNLGISIDWNQTYQTISPEVRRISQLSFIDLHEQGREYRQRAPAIWCPECETAISQVETEDDEQPSHFHDIAFEVVGEDETFTISTTRPELLPACVAVFVHPDDDENQYLVGEAARIPLFDQEVPIIADERVDMETGSGVVMCCTFGDQTDIEWYQAHDLDLRIAIDESGTLTDVAGEYEGLSSEEAREAIVSDLDDDGALLDRRAITHTVNVHERCGTSVEFLVKDQWYVELLDKTDEYLQAGREMDWYPEKMFTRYRNWIEGLQWDWAISRQRSSGIPFPVWYCADCEHVVLAEKASLPVDPLSDDPPVDACPECGHGEFVPEDDVLDTWATSSLTPLINAGWDWDEEAGEYTFENPELYQFDLRPQGHDIISFWLFHTVVKCYEHTGEVPFDSVMINGMVLDENREKMSKSKGNIVAPDEVVSKYPVDAARYWAAGSAVGDDLPYSEKGLRAGEKLLRKLWNASKLVESLTADAPAEFDHDDLTELDRWLLASLDREIERVTDRFESREFSKARDGLRGFFWHTFCDDYLEIAKQRVREGDGDASAAYTLEVAHRRFLELFSPILAHATEELWHDMYDDDESVHNSGWPEPLGVDADFEAGETAMAVVGALRKYKSDEQLSMNAELDRVEVWGDISGFEADISGVMHVDELATLDERPAVESVVTGVDLDYSLVGPEFGSQVSDIEAALAEGDYETADGKLHVAGVELAPEMFEIEEERQYLGDGEMVEAGDAIVIVYRED